A window of the Deinococcus gobiensis I-0 genome harbors these coding sequences:
- a CDS encoding universal stress protein: MTESSFGQTGAAAGFRKIVVALDFSPASEQALTLARTQFPGAQLRIVHVTDARVVTTPDLMGGVTPVSDPALLQTLEHADASRLDRRWQAGEEVEQLVGDPVTGIVDAAERWGADLIVMGTHHQGALEHFFMGSTAEKVLARSAVPVLAVPVSGRR, translated from the coding sequence ATGACCGAGTCCTCCTTTGGCCAGACCGGCGCGGCCGCCGGTTTCCGGAAGATCGTGGTGGCGCTCGACTTCTCGCCCGCCTCCGAGCAGGCCCTGACCCTGGCCCGCACGCAGTTTCCCGGCGCGCAGCTGAGGATCGTGCATGTCACCGACGCCCGCGTGGTCACCACCCCCGACCTGATGGGCGGCGTGACCCCGGTCAGCGACCCGGCCCTGCTCCAGACCCTAGAACATGCCGATGCCAGCCGCCTGGACCGCCGGTGGCAGGCGGGCGAGGAAGTCGAGCAGCTCGTGGGGGACCCCGTGACCGGCATCGTGGACGCCGCCGAGCGCTGGGGAGCCGACCTGATCGTGATGGGCACCCACCACCAGGGCGCGCTGGAGCACTTCTTCATGGGCAGCACCGCCGAAAAGGTCCTGGCCCGCAGCGCCGTGCCGGTGCTGGCCGTGCCGGTCTCCGGACGGCGCTGA
- a CDS encoding oxidoreductase: MSITSPFGPRSTALEVARGHDLSGRVALVTGATSGLGVETARALMAAGAQVVLGVRDVPRGEALARDLAVGTGRAAPEVLPLDLSSLASVRAAADAFLARHGHLDLLVNNAGVMATPFGHTADGFETQFGTNHLGHFVLTGRLLGALRAAPAARVVALSSVGHRLSDVDFADPQFARRPYDKWVAYGQSKTANALFAVGFTERFGAGGLTANAVHPGGIMTGLQKFLPREEQIRMGWMDEAGNLNPVFKTPEQGAATSVWAAVGDELRGVGGLYLEDVREALPAAEAGPHAGYQPYALDPERARQLWTLSEELVGERFG; the protein is encoded by the coding sequence ATGTCCATCACGTCCCCTTTCGGCCCCCGCTCGACTGCCCTGGAGGTCGCGCGCGGCCATGACCTGAGCGGCCGGGTGGCCCTCGTGACCGGCGCGACCTCGGGCCTGGGGGTCGAGACGGCGCGCGCCCTGATGGCGGCCGGCGCGCAGGTGGTGCTGGGCGTGCGCGACGTGCCCCGGGGCGAGGCGCTGGCCCGCGACCTCGCCGTCGGCACCGGGCGCGCGGCCCCCGAGGTGCTGCCCCTCGACCTGTCGTCGCTCGCGTCGGTGCGCGCCGCTGCCGACGCCTTTCTGGCCCGGCACGGCCACCTGGACCTGCTGGTGAACAACGCGGGCGTGATGGCGACCCCCTTCGGCCACACGGCGGACGGCTTCGAGACGCAGTTCGGGACCAACCACCTGGGGCATTTCGTGCTGACGGGCCGCCTGCTGGGGGCCCTGCGCGCCGCGCCCGCCGCCCGCGTGGTGGCGCTCTCGTCGGTGGGACACCGCCTGTCGGACGTGGACTTCGCCGACCCCCAGTTCGCGCGCCGGCCCTACGACAAGTGGGTGGCCTACGGGCAGTCCAAGACCGCCAACGCGCTGTTCGCGGTGGGTTTCACTGAACGTTTCGGGGCCGGGGGCCTGACGGCCAACGCCGTGCATCCGGGCGGCATCATGACCGGCCTCCAGAAGTTCCTGCCGCGCGAGGAGCAGATCCGCATGGGCTGGATGGACGAGGCGGGCAACCTCAACCCCGTCTTCAAGACCCCCGAGCAGGGCGCGGCCACGAGCGTGTGGGCGGCGGTGGGCGACGAACTGCGCGGTGTGGGCGGCCTGTACCTCGAAGACGTGCGCGAGGCCCTTCCCGCCGCCGAGGCCGGGCCGCACGCGGGCTACCAGCCCTACGCGCTGGACCCCGAACGGGCGCGGCAGCTGTGGACGCTGTCGGAGGAACTGGTGGGCGAGCGCTTCGGCTGA
- a CDS encoding DUF3105 domain-containing protein, protein MRVRPLLPLLLPLLLLPGVLSACAEPPLEGLRTFSYVGGDVRSGSVAYPQSPPAGGPYNALWQTCGVYTGPVYDEYAVHSLARGAVWLTYRPGLDAAEVAKLGALLAAPEGGQASPALLSPRENLSAPIVATAWNAQIGAQTADDPRLKRFVRDYAAQKTAPEAGAPCTGGYGGTR, encoded by the coding sequence ATGAGGGTCCGTCCGCTGTTGCCGCTGCTCCTGCCCCTGCTGCTCCTGCCGGGCGTCCTTTCGGCCTGCGCCGAGCCGCCGCTGGAGGGCCTCCGGACCTTCAGTTACGTGGGCGGCGACGTGCGCAGCGGGTCGGTGGCCTACCCGCAGAGTCCCCCGGCGGGTGGGCCATACAACGCGCTGTGGCAGACCTGCGGGGTCTACACCGGGCCGGTCTACGACGAGTACGCCGTCCACAGCCTCGCGCGCGGCGCCGTGTGGCTCACCTACCGCCCCGGCCTGGACGCCGCCGAGGTCGCCAAGCTGGGCGCCCTGCTCGCGGCCCCCGAGGGCGGACAGGCCTCGCCCGCGCTCCTGAGTCCGCGCGAGAACCTCAGCGCCCCCATCGTGGCGACGGCCTGGAATGCCCAGATCGGCGCGCAGACAGCCGACGACCCGCGCCTGAAACGCTTCGTGCGCGACTACGCCGCCCAGAAGACGGCCCCCGAAGCGGGCGCCCCCTGTACGGGCGGCTACGGGGGCACGCGCTGA
- a CDS encoding L-lactate dehydrogenase: MKVGVVGAGLVGATAAYALTLRGSCSEIVLTDKDGARAEAEAQDIAHASPVSHGGRVYSGGYDALAGSAVVIVAAGANQKPGESRLDLLAKNAAIFREVIAQVTAHAPQAVLVVATNPVDLLTDLTTRLAPEQPVLGSGTVLDSARFRHLIAQRAGVDATHVHGYVLGEHGDSEVLAWSTATVAGLPVADFMAARGQPWDEAVRAEIETGTRDAARSIIDGKRATYYGIGAALARITERILGDRRAILTVCAPTPDFGVTLSLPRIVARTGVVETVMPHLTPAEGEALAASAEVLRQAARTL, from the coding sequence ATGAAAGTCGGCGTGGTGGGCGCGGGGCTGGTCGGCGCGACGGCGGCGTACGCCCTGACCCTGCGCGGATCGTGCAGCGAGATCGTGCTGACCGACAAGGACGGTGCGCGGGCCGAGGCCGAGGCGCAGGACATCGCCCACGCCTCGCCGGTCAGCCACGGGGGGCGGGTCTACAGCGGCGGCTACGACGCCCTGGCGGGCAGCGCGGTCGTGATCGTCGCGGCGGGGGCCAACCAGAAACCCGGCGAGAGCCGCCTGGACCTGCTCGCCAAGAACGCGGCCATCTTCCGCGAGGTGATCGCCCAGGTCACGGCGCACGCCCCGCAGGCCGTCCTGGTCGTGGCGACCAACCCGGTGGACCTGCTCACCGACCTCACGACCCGGCTGGCCCCCGAACAGCCGGTGCTGGGCTCGGGGACGGTCCTCGACAGCGCCCGGTTCCGGCACCTCATCGCGCAGCGGGCCGGGGTGGACGCCACCCACGTCCACGGCTACGTGCTGGGCGAGCACGGCGACAGCGAGGTGCTGGCCTGGAGCACCGCCACCGTCGCGGGCCTGCCGGTGGCCGACTTCATGGCGGCGCGCGGCCAGCCCTGGGACGAGGCCGTGCGCGCCGAGATCGAGACCGGCACCCGGGACGCGGCGCGCAGCATCATTGACGGCAAGCGGGCGACCTACTACGGCATCGGCGCGGCGCTGGCGCGCATCACCGAGCGCATCCTGGGCGACCGCCGGGCGATCCTCACCGTCTGCGCCCCCACCCCCGACTTCGGCGTGACCCTGAGCCTGCCGCGCATCGTGGCCCGCACCGGCGTCGTCGAGACGGTGATGCCGCACCTGACCCCCGCCGAGGGAGAAGCCCTGGCGGCCAGCGCCGAGGTGCTGCGGCAGGCGGCCCGCACCCTGTAA
- a CDS encoding magnesium transporter CorA family protein yields the protein MLTYYRSIGGKLTVIDGYTDGCWINAAAPTPEELGRVSRETGLDFDYLSYPLDPDERSRFEREDGQLLIIMQTSYRLPEASDIPYDTVPLGILHTDHCLVTVCMLEENPVVKDVLSGLVRRVSTVKKNRLTLQLFLRNAQRFLIDVRQINKRVDVIEDKLENSQQNRELLDLLKLEKSLVYFMTGLKANEAMMERVKRDRIFEMYEEDSDLLDDVLIENLQAIEMASIASNILTSMAGAFASVISNNVNQVVKVLTVTTILVAIPTLVSGFFGMNVAGLPFHDSPYGFWLVMIVAMGIAAAIAYLFYRWRVF from the coding sequence ATGCTGACGTACTACCGCAGCATCGGCGGCAAGCTGACCGTCATCGACGGCTACACCGACGGCTGTTGGATCAATGCCGCCGCCCCTACCCCCGAGGAACTCGGCCGCGTGAGCCGCGAGACCGGCCTGGACTTCGATTACCTCTCCTACCCCCTCGACCCCGACGAACGCTCGCGTTTCGAGCGCGAGGACGGGCAACTCCTCATCATCATGCAGACGAGCTACCGGCTGCCCGAGGCGAGCGACATTCCCTACGACACGGTGCCGCTGGGCATCCTGCACACCGACCACTGTCTCGTGACTGTATGCATGCTCGAAGAGAATCCGGTCGTCAAGGACGTGCTCAGCGGGCTGGTGCGCCGCGTCAGCACCGTCAAGAAAAACCGCCTGACGCTGCAACTGTTCCTGCGCAACGCCCAGCGCTTCCTGATCGACGTGCGCCAGATCAACAAGCGGGTGGACGTGATCGAGGACAAGCTGGAGAACTCGCAGCAGAACCGCGAGTTGCTGGACCTGCTGAAGCTCGAGAAGAGCCTGGTGTATTTCATGACCGGCCTCAAGGCCAACGAGGCCATGATGGAGCGGGTCAAGCGCGACCGCATCTTCGAGATGTACGAGGAAGACAGCGACCTGCTCGACGACGTGCTCATCGAGAATTTGCAGGCCATCGAGATGGCGTCCATCGCCAGCAACATTCTGACGAGCATGGCCGGGGCCTTCGCCAGCGTGATCTCCAACAACGTCAACCAGGTCGTGAAGGTGCTCACCGTGACGACCATCCTGGTGGCGATCCCCACGCTGGTCAGCGGCTTTTTCGGCATGAACGTCGCGGGCCTGCCCTTCCACGACAGTCCCTACGGCTTCTGGCTGGTGATGATCGTGGCGATGGGGATCGCCGCCGCCATCGCGTACCTGTTCTACCGCTGGCGCGTGTTCTGA
- the bshB1 gene encoding bacillithiol biosynthesis deacetylase BshB1, protein MPSFPFQTTSGEVQPLDWLCLAPHPDDAEIGAGGTLIRLARSGRAVGILELSRGEKGTQGTPEERAAECVAAARIMGLAWRGQQGLPDGELADTPAFAHALAATLRAVRPRVLVVPHHLDRHPDHFGTYQLAKRAIHLSALAKAEVAGEPWRVGRVLLYQGNADIRANVLVDVGAVMDPWEAAIRAHESQFSGGYVSETVTPEIIERRRGRLTYWGTLLRVKYAEAFEAEDPLLLDPLSL, encoded by the coding sequence ATGCCGAGCTTCCCCTTCCAGACCACCTCCGGCGAGGTGCAGCCCCTCGACTGGCTGTGCCTCGCCCCACACCCCGACGACGCCGAGATCGGGGCGGGCGGTACCCTGATCCGGCTGGCGCGCTCGGGCCGGGCGGTGGGTATTCTCGAACTGTCGCGCGGCGAGAAGGGCACCCAGGGCACCCCCGAGGAGCGCGCCGCCGAGTGCGTGGCCGCCGCCCGGATCATGGGGCTGGCGTGGCGCGGCCAGCAGGGGCTGCCCGACGGCGAACTGGCCGACACCCCCGCCTTCGCCCACGCGCTCGCGGCGACCCTGCGGGCGGTACGGCCGCGCGTGCTGGTCGTGCCGCATCACCTCGACCGCCATCCCGACCACTTCGGCACCTACCAGCTCGCCAAGCGGGCCATCCACCTCTCGGCGCTCGCCAAGGCCGAGGTGGCGGGCGAGCCGTGGCGGGTGGGGCGGGTGCTGCTGTACCAGGGCAACGCCGACATCCGCGCGAACGTGCTGGTGGACGTGGGGGCGGTGATGGACCCCTGGGAGGCGGCCATCCGCGCGCACGAAAGCCAGTTTTCGGGCGGCTACGTCTCCGAGACGGTCACGCCCGAGATCATCGAGCGCCGCCGGGGCCGCCTGACCTACTGGGGCACGCTGCTGCGCGTGAAATACGCCGAGGCCTTCGAGGCCGAGGACCCGCTGCTGCTCGATCCCCTGAGTCTGTGA